A stretch of the Vidua chalybeata isolate OUT-0048 chromosome Z, bVidCha1 merged haplotype, whole genome shotgun sequence genome encodes the following:
- the LOC128802424 gene encoding uncharacterized protein LOC128802424 has product MAELPLPAGLSASTFPAKLWRLVNSPRVHSVRWDSRARGLLIDRSLFERELLSPGDAQGPAPHTFRATQFRSFVRQLYRYGFHKVPGWVGSAAPGDAGTWLHYSNPCFRRDRPDLLLRIRRRSAANRRRPAAGQEGRRRPPCGSQQLPGARPLPDGRDGRSRFQPLSRERPPLPPGRPPSGFLLLHRERTLPDGRELRSPRPGRFQQPPGERPLLARRPPCSFHLLHRDRPVPARREGPSRFRELYGEQPLPAEREVLRVPPCELLAFHGEPLLPLGREGPRSRFQELCGGQLPPIDREVLRIPPCSFQHLHREQQPPAYDPRATSDTSAPSAPSSSAGCAASMASSSAWNAPEEKEWPPVDLGFAVEQMIQEIRRSLPERSPSAQGNINVAPESSGGEPVNRAAAEETSSGTESCGNSSPEPEELDPV; this is encoded by the exons atggcagagctgccgCTGCCCGCCGGGCTCAGCGCCAGCACCTTCCCCGCCAAGCTGTGGCGCCTGGTGAACAGCCCCCGCGTCCACTCCGTGCGCTGGGACAGCCGGGCCCGGGGACTGCTCATCGACCGCTCCCTTTTCGAGCGGGAGCTGCTCAGCCCGGGCGACGCCCAGGGGCCGGCCCCGCACACCTTCAGGGCCACGCAGTTCCGCAGCTTCGTGCGCCAGCTCTACCGCTACGGCTTCCACAAGGTGCCGGGCTGGGTTGGCTCGGCTGCGCCGGGCGATGCCGGGACCTGGCTCCACTACAGCAACCCCTGCTTTCGCCGCGACCGCCCCGACCTCCTGCTCCGCATCAGGCGCCGGAGCGCGGCCAACAggcggcggccggcggcggggcaggAGGGCCGCAGGCGCCCGCCCTGcggctcccagcagctccccggggCGCGGCCGCTGCCGGACGGGCGGGACGGGCGCAGTCGCTTCCAGCCGCTCTCCAGGGagcggccgccgctgccgcccgggCGCCCGCCCAGCggcttcctcctgctgcacagggaacGGACGCTGCCGGACGGGCGGGAGCTGCGCAgtccccggcccggccgcttCCAGCAGCCCCCCGGGGAGCGGCCGCTGCTCGCCCGGCGCCCGCCCTGCAGCTTCCACCTGCTGCACAGGGACCGGCCGGTGCCGGCCCGGCGGGAGGGGCCGAGCCGCTTCCGGGAGCTCTATGGGGAGCAGCCGCTGCCCGCCGAGCGGGAGGTGCTACGGGTCCCGCCCTGCGAGTTGCTCGCTTTCCACGGGGAGCCGCTGCTGCCGCTCGGGCGGGAGGGGCCCCGCAGCCGCTTCCAGGAGCTCTGCGGGGGGCAGCTGCCTCCGATCGACCGGGAGGTGCTCAGGATCCCGCCCTGCAGCTTCCAGCAtctccacagggagcagcagcccccagcctaCGACCCACGAG CCACCTCAGACACTTCAGCCCCCAGCGCTCCATCTAGCAGTGCAGGCTGTGCAGCATCGATggcctccagctcagcctggaatGCACCTGAGGAAAAGGAATGGCCACCAGTGGATCTTGGCTTTGCTGTAGAGCAAATGATCCAGGAGATCAGGAGATCCCTGCCTGAAAGGTCTCCCTCTGCTCAG GGCAATATTAATGTTGCCCCTGAGTCTTCAGGAGGGGAGCCTGTGAAccgggctgcagcagaggaaactTCATCAGGCACGGAGAGCTGCGGGAACAGTTCCCCAGAGCCCGAGGAGCTTG aTCCCGTGTGA